One region of Sphingomonas abietis genomic DNA includes:
- a CDS encoding ribbon-helix-helix domain-containing protein: protein MRTRLNVYFPPELAKQVGELAIRRRISRSAIVEAAVASYLSPDGADRLEAAFARRLDRLTRQVQRLERNTGLTTEAVALFVRFWLSVTPPLPDEDQAAAQVKGRKRYEGFVQTLGRRYASGKSLLNEISEEVAEGNPFSETDGIATMSVRSGHAP from the coding sequence ATGCGTACCCGGCTGAATGTCTATTTCCCGCCCGAACTGGCGAAGCAGGTCGGCGAGCTCGCGATCCGCCGGCGCATATCGCGCTCGGCGATCGTCGAGGCCGCCGTGGCGTCCTATTTGTCGCCGGACGGTGCCGACCGGCTCGAGGCCGCCTTCGCGCGACGGCTCGACAGGCTCACCCGGCAGGTGCAGCGGCTCGAACGCAACACCGGGCTTACGACCGAGGCCGTCGCATTGTTCGTGCGCTTCTGGTTGTCGGTGACGCCGCCGTTGCCCGATGAAGACCAGGCCGCGGCACAGGTCAAAGGCCGCAAACGCTATGAAGGGTTCGTGCAGACACTCGGGCGCCGCTATGCGAGCGGAAAGAGCTTGCTGAATGAAATTTCGGAGGAAGTCGCCGAAGGTAACCCCTTCAGCGAAACCGACGGCATCGCCACGATGTCGGTCAGATCGGGGCATGCTCCTTGA
- a CDS encoding response regulator: MECCMCHVLVIEDDFLIADHICQLMELAGATSIDQAATEGEAIAAARAHPPAIIVSDVRLAEGTGPFAVQAILAEHGEVPVIFVTGTPDACHPRTAPMIILTKPIQDRLLMATFKEHAPI; the protein is encoded by the coding sequence TTGGAATGCTGCATGTGCCACGTCCTTGTGATTGAAGATGATTTCCTGATTGCCGATCACATATGCCAGCTGATGGAACTTGCTGGCGCAACCTCGATCGATCAGGCTGCGACCGAAGGAGAAGCGATTGCGGCCGCAAGGGCGCACCCGCCCGCTATCATCGTATCCGACGTACGGCTCGCGGAGGGGACCGGCCCGTTCGCCGTGCAAGCCATCCTGGCCGAGCATGGAGAGGTTCCGGTCATCTTCGTCACCGGGACACCCGATGCCTGCCATCCACGAACCGCACCGATGATCATCCTGACCAAGCCGATCCAGGATCGGCTGCTGATGGCGACGTTCAAGGAGCATGCCCCGATCTGA
- a CDS encoding PAS domain-containing protein, giving the protein MDQGDPIVIGFQDAILPMTVSDATLPDNPIIYANAAFERLTGFPPSEILGRNCRFLQGPLTRPDDVDRLRDAISRREAIEIDLLNHRRDGTPFWNRLTVTPVFDAHGALSYFVGSQFDATLERHRLVRLQADRDALESEAVAREAALVERDARLQFALRAGGLGSWSYEIATHTLVASASCKAIFGRDVDDPFTYADLLASIHPEDRPGMEAAVAQVIATGCEYDIEYRLLTPTGEQRWVHIRGEMMMHSDGTLLTITGYSADITRRKFAEEQRGVLADELTHRVKNTLATVGAIVGQTLRNATSIADADEIIAGRIASLATAHELLVHDEMEGASIGDLVSRVLAPFADRDGKLFSIEGPDVRLSPAITLALSMAVHELATNAAKYGALSVAGGHVEIRWALVDGSASHRFTFSWIESGGPPVRPPERTGFGTRMIERVLAQHVKGKAEIAYRPQGVQFCVTATV; this is encoded by the coding sequence ATGGACCAGGGCGACCCGATCGTCATCGGATTTCAGGACGCAATCCTGCCAATGACGGTTAGCGATGCGACGCTTCCCGACAATCCGATCATCTATGCCAACGCGGCCTTCGAGCGATTGACGGGTTTTCCACCCAGCGAAATCCTCGGTCGCAACTGCCGGTTTCTCCAGGGACCGCTGACTCGGCCAGATGATGTCGACCGTTTACGTGATGCCATTTCCCGACGCGAGGCAATCGAGATTGATCTGCTCAATCATCGGCGGGACGGAACACCCTTCTGGAACCGCCTGACGGTGACGCCGGTCTTCGACGCTCACGGCGCCTTGTCCTATTTCGTCGGCTCTCAATTCGACGCTACGCTCGAGCGACATCGGCTGGTGCGCCTGCAGGCGGATCGCGACGCGCTTGAGAGCGAGGCGGTGGCGCGCGAAGCAGCACTCGTCGAACGCGACGCCCGTCTTCAGTTCGCGCTGCGGGCAGGCGGCCTTGGATCCTGGAGCTACGAGATTGCGACGCACACCCTCGTAGCCTCGGCAAGCTGCAAGGCCATCTTCGGTCGCGACGTCGATGATCCGTTCACCTATGCGGACCTGCTGGCATCCATCCACCCCGAGGATCGTCCCGGCATGGAAGCCGCAGTCGCCCAGGTCATCGCGACCGGATGCGAATATGATATCGAATATCGACTGCTCACGCCTACAGGCGAGCAGCGCTGGGTCCACATCCGCGGCGAAATGATGATGCATTCCGACGGCACGCTGCTCACCATCACCGGATATTCCGCCGATATCACCAGGAGAAAATTTGCCGAGGAACAGCGTGGCGTATTGGCCGACGAGCTGACCCACCGCGTCAAGAATACCCTCGCCACGGTTGGAGCCATTGTCGGTCAGACGCTCCGCAACGCCACGTCCATCGCCGATGCCGATGAGATCATCGCCGGCCGCATCGCCAGCCTCGCGACAGCGCATGAATTACTGGTGCACGATGAGATGGAAGGGGCATCGATCGGCGACCTCGTGTCCCGTGTGCTCGCGCCGTTCGCCGATCGTGACGGCAAGCTCTTCTCGATCGAGGGGCCGGATGTCCGTCTCTCTCCTGCCATCACTCTGGCACTTTCGATGGCCGTCCATGAGCTCGCGACCAATGCCGCAAAATATGGCGCCCTATCCGTCGCTGGTGGACATGTCGAAATCCGATGGGCTCTCGTGGACGGCTCAGCGAGCCATCGGTTCACCTTCTCCTGGATCGAGAGCGGGGGACCGCCCGTTAGGCCACCGGAGCGAACCGGGTTCGGCACGCGGATGATCGAGCGCGTCCTCGCGCAGCACGTCAAGGGGAAGGCCGAGATCGCCTATCGCCCGCAAGGCGTGCAATTCTGCGTCACCGCCACCGTATGA
- a CDS encoding MucR family transcriptional regulator, translating into MPENNLIELTADIVSAHVSHNSTATTDLPNLIQSVFAALSATAHPVAPEMPKQEPAVSVRASVKHDYIVCLEDGAKLKMLKRYLRTNFNMSPEEYRAKWELPRDYPMVAPAYSETRRALAHSTGLGRKTDVAPAPKTTSKLSIAAAKEHLSGEAPAAKKRGRPAKTKAAAPAGASETAEA; encoded by the coding sequence ATGCCTGAAAACAATCTGATCGAACTGACCGCGGATATCGTTTCTGCTCATGTCAGCCACAACAGCACTGCGACCACCGATCTGCCAAATCTGATTCAAAGCGTTTTTGCGGCGCTTTCCGCGACCGCTCATCCTGTCGCGCCCGAAATGCCGAAGCAGGAGCCGGCAGTCTCGGTGCGTGCCTCGGTCAAGCACGATTACATCGTGTGCCTGGAGGACGGCGCGAAGCTGAAGATGCTCAAGCGCTATCTGCGTACCAACTTCAATATGTCACCCGAGGAATATCGCGCGAAGTGGGAGCTTCCGAGGGATTACCCGATGGTGGCACCGGCCTATTCCGAAACGCGCCGTGCGCTGGCACATTCGACTGGCCTCGGCCGCAAGACGGACGTTGCCCCCGCACCGAAGACAACCTCGAAGCTGAGCATTGCAGCGGCGAAGGAGCATCTTTCCGGCGAGGCACCCGCCGCCAAGAAGCGTGGGCGTCCGGCCAAGACGAAAGCTGCAGCACCTGCAGGCGCTTCAGAAACCGCGGAAGCCTGA
- a CDS encoding helix-turn-helix domain-containing protein, producing the protein MARAALKWSIDDLAAASKVGRNTIVRFEAGTQARIATISALRTAIESAGITILNDGDHSLSGGRGVRLSP; encoded by the coding sequence ATGGCACGTGCAGCTTTGAAATGGTCGATCGACGATCTGGCCGCCGCTTCGAAGGTCGGCCGCAACACAATTGTTCGTTTCGAAGCAGGTACACAGGCACGCATCGCCACCATCTCCGCGTTGCGCACGGCCATCGAGAGCGCTGGCATAACCATTCTCAACGATGGCGATCATTCCTTGAGCGGAGGCCGCGGTGTTCGCCTGAGTCCATAA
- the trbB gene encoding P-type conjugative transfer ATPase TrbB: MAVQPIRSEASSRGARMLRTALGPSITAWLEQAATIEVMLNPDGRLWVDRLGEGIADTRETMTAEDGERIVRLVAHHVGAEVHARSPRVSAELPTGERFEGLIPPIVSAPAFAIRKPAVAVFTLDDYAATGIMSRLQAAALREAVADRRNILVAGGTGTGKTTLTNALLAEVAKTSDRVVLIEDTRELQCAAPNLVAMRTKDGVASLAELVRSSLRLRPDRIPIGEVRGAEALDLLKAWGTGHPGGVGTIHAGSAIGALRRMEQLIQEAVVTVPRALIGETIDLIAVLARNGHGRRLSELARVEGLGPDGDYRLILLPSVPPGDLS, from the coding sequence GTGGCTGTTCAACCGATCCGATCCGAAGCCAGTTCGCGCGGCGCGCGAATGCTGCGCACGGCGCTCGGACCCTCGATCACGGCATGGCTGGAACAGGCCGCAACAATCGAGGTGATGCTGAACCCGGACGGCCGCCTGTGGGTCGACCGGCTGGGCGAGGGCATCGCCGATACCCGCGAAACCATGACTGCGGAGGATGGCGAACGCATCGTGCGCCTGGTCGCGCACCATGTCGGGGCCGAGGTTCATGCCCGAAGCCCGCGGGTGTCGGCCGAGCTGCCGACCGGGGAGCGGTTCGAGGGATTGATCCCGCCGATCGTCTCGGCGCCCGCGTTCGCGATCCGCAAGCCCGCCGTCGCCGTGTTCACGCTCGACGATTATGCCGCGACAGGGATCATGTCCCGTCTTCAGGCGGCGGCGCTGCGCGAAGCTGTCGCCGATCGCCGCAACATCCTGGTGGCGGGGGGCACCGGCACCGGCAAGACCACGCTCACCAACGCGCTGCTCGCCGAGGTGGCGAAAACGTCCGATCGCGTCGTGCTGATCGAAGACACACGCGAGCTGCAATGCGCCGCGCCCAACCTCGTCGCCATGCGGACCAAGGACGGTGTCGCCTCGCTGGCCGAGCTCGTCCGCTCCTCGCTGCGGCTCCGACCCGACCGTATTCCGATCGGCGAGGTGCGGGGCGCCGAGGCGCTCGACCTGCTCAAAGCCTGGGGCACCGGTCACCCCGGCGGCGTCGGGACCATCCATGCCGGCAGCGCCATCGGCGCGCTACGACGGATGGAGCAACTCATCCAGGAAGCCGTCGTCACCGTGCCCCGCGCGCTGATCGGCGAAACCATCGACCTGATCGCGGTGCTCGCGCGCAATGGCCATGGCCGCCGGCTGTCCGAGCTGGCCCGCGTCGAGGGGCTGGGTCCCGACGGTGATTACCGACTCATCCTTCTTCCATCCGTACCACCGGGAGACCTGTCATGA
- a CDS encoding TrbC/VirB2 family protein, with protein sequence MTSDKPTLFRGSILARFGRAGISTAGLFTALPAHAAGSSMPWETPLNAILESIQGPVAKIVAVIIIITTGLSLAFGDTSGGFRRLIQIVFGLSIAFAASSFFLSFFSFGGGALV encoded by the coding sequence ATGACATCCGACAAACCCACGCTTTTCCGAGGCTCGATCCTCGCCCGCTTCGGTCGCGCCGGCATCTCGACCGCAGGCCTGTTCACGGCGTTGCCTGCGCACGCGGCCGGTTCGTCGATGCCATGGGAGACGCCGCTTAACGCGATCCTCGAATCCATCCAGGGTCCGGTCGCCAAAATCGTCGCGGTCATCATCATCATCACCACTGGCCTCAGCCTCGCGTTCGGCGACACGTCGGGCGGCTTCCGCCGTCTGATCCAGATCGTCTTCGGATTGAGCATCGCCTTTGCGGCGTCGAGCTTCTTCCTGTCCTTCTTCTCCTTCGGTGGCGGGGCGCTCGTCTGA
- a CDS encoding TrbG/VirB9 family P-type conjugative transfer protein — translation MKPTRPDLVTNLVINTDRRTYHVELRATPATYMASVSWTYPQDRLIALRGANAAATSAAPIAAGIDVAALNFRYAIGGDNPPWRPLRAFDDGRQVFIEFPAGIGQGEMPPLFVVGPGGAGELVNYRVQGRYMVVDRLFAAAELHMGDKRSEQRVRIVRNDGRPAKGRGR, via the coding sequence ATCAAGCCCACCCGGCCCGATCTCGTCACCAACCTCGTCATCAACACTGACAGGCGAACCTACCATGTCGAATTGCGCGCGACGCCTGCGACCTACATGGCGTCGGTCTCCTGGACCTATCCGCAAGACCGCCTGATCGCGTTGCGCGGCGCGAACGCTGCTGCGACCAGTGCTGCGCCGATCGCGGCCGGGATCGACGTTGCCGCGCTCAACTTTCGCTATGCGATCGGCGGCGATAATCCGCCGTGGCGGCCGCTTCGCGCCTTCGACGATGGGCGACAGGTATTCATCGAGTTTCCCGCCGGCATTGGTCAAGGCGAGATGCCGCCGCTGTTCGTCGTCGGGCCGGGCGGTGCCGGCGAGCTGGTCAATTACCGGGTGCAGGGCCGCTATATGGTCGTCGACCGCCTGTTCGCTGCGGCCGAGTTGCACATGGGCGACAAGAGATCGGAGCAGCGGGTGCGGATCGTGCGCAACGATGGCAGGCCGGCGAAGGGGAGGGGGCGGTGA
- a CDS encoding TrbI/VirB10 family protein yields MRLSRKTLAALGVAAGLGIGGSLIYALRPASHVQAKELFNTDNRTTADVITSGPKDYSQVPKLGPPLPGDLGPPILSAEQRQSGNISPTAGDAPVAGAQVSAIAEARQRAIQERDAARTSKLFLGEGVAAAAAADVAGPSGPAGVTAPSGAAAAAAGQPVQAAQDGQAEKRAFLQTGGVAQTVSAERLVSVPSPYVVQAGSVIAAALLTGIRSDLPGQITAQVTQNVYDSPTGKILLIPQGSKLIGDYDSQIASGQSRVLLAWNRLILPDGRSISLDRQPGADVSGYAGLEDGVNEHWGKLVKAAILSTILSVGSEAGTSQSENNLAQALRSGAANGFSQTGQQIVSRELGIQPTLTIRPGYPVRVIVTRDLVLDPAGKS; encoded by the coding sequence ATGCGCCTGTCGCGCAAGACGCTGGCCGCGCTCGGCGTCGCCGCCGGCCTCGGCATTGGCGGGTCGCTGATCTATGCTTTGAGACCGGCAAGCCACGTGCAAGCGAAGGAGCTGTTCAACACCGACAACCGCACCACGGCGGACGTGATCACCAGCGGGCCGAAGGATTATAGCCAGGTGCCAAAGCTCGGGCCGCCCTTGCCTGGTGACCTGGGCCCTCCGATCCTGTCAGCCGAACAGCGGCAGAGTGGTAACATAAGCCCGACCGCAGGCGATGCGCCCGTGGCCGGGGCGCAGGTGAGCGCCATCGCCGAAGCTCGCCAGCGTGCAATACAGGAGCGCGATGCGGCGCGGACCAGCAAGCTGTTCCTCGGGGAAGGTGTGGCGGCTGCCGCGGCCGCAGATGTGGCGGGACCATCCGGTCCAGCCGGCGTCACCGCGCCGTCGGGAGCTGCCGCAGCCGCAGCCGGACAGCCCGTGCAAGCGGCGCAGGATGGCCAGGCGGAGAAACGTGCGTTTCTGCAAACTGGCGGCGTTGCGCAGACGGTGAGCGCCGAAAGGCTGGTGTCGGTGCCGTCACCCTATGTGGTCCAGGCCGGTAGCGTCATCGCCGCCGCTCTCCTCACCGGCATCCGTTCGGATCTGCCGGGACAGATCACCGCCCAGGTCACCCAGAATGTCTATGACAGTCCGACGGGCAAAATCCTGCTCATCCCGCAAGGATCGAAGCTGATCGGCGACTATGACAGCCAGATCGCGTCCGGCCAAAGCCGGGTGCTGCTTGCCTGGAACCGGCTCATCCTCCCCGATGGGCGCTCGATATCGCTGGATCGCCAGCCCGGCGCCGATGTGTCCGGTTATGCCGGTCTCGAGGACGGCGTGAACGAGCATTGGGGCAAGCTGGTCAAGGCCGCGATCCTGTCGACCATTCTCAGCGTCGGCTCGGAGGCGGGGACCAGCCAGAGCGAGAATAATCTGGCCCAGGCTTTGCGTTCGGGCGCGGCCAACGGGTTCAGCCAGACCGGCCAGCAGATCGTCAGCCGTGAGCTTGGTATTCAGCCCACGCTGACGATCCGGCCCGGTTATCCGGTGCGCGTGATCGTGACCCGCGATCTCGTGCTCGATCCTGCAGGAAAATCTTGA
- a CDS encoding DUF2274 domain-containing protein, which yields MIKLKLDPIVQDKPVRVSVDLPGSLFEDLKLYGALLAGEGAAVEPPRLIVPMLQRFVATDRAFARARRSSKP from the coding sequence ATGATCAAACTCAAGCTCGATCCGATCGTGCAGGACAAGCCGGTACGGGTTTCTGTCGATCTGCCCGGATCCTTGTTCGAGGATCTCAAGCTCTACGGCGCGCTGCTGGCAGGCGAGGGGGCGGCGGTCGAGCCGCCCCGGCTGATCGTTCCGATGCTTCAGCGCTTCGTCGCGACCGACCGCGCCTTTGCCAGAGCGCGCCGTTCGAGCAAACCCTGA
- a CDS encoding LysR family transcriptional regulator: protein MINRLRPGWIYGALLNEAIDHKNESTDDYIQTHGLGREHDNLRMILTNAQLRGRTVPPPFRRTGGLSTLMFSIHHLRYAIAAADHGSFQRAARALHIEESTLSRKIVRLEHAIGTNLFIRSRAGVVMTPAGKEFMPQARHLVCKTDRLIERMRSTALGRSGHLAFGYNGPISAGHLRATILAWRERNPEVELEGTEAERRHLHAALDAGALDLAILQGSVRYPGMCRASLWSERILAALPGSHPLADKEILQWSDLRDETFMLTASDPGPDICDMLIGRFARDGWRPDIKMRAISRESIMSVLGGGSAISVTYEGALGTRYPNVVLREVLGPHGVALVHYSAYWRADNDNPALRAFLGFMRRRNSLTFDMP from the coding sequence ATGATCAATCGGCTTCGGCCCGGCTGGATCTACGGCGCTCTTCTAAACGAAGCGATCGATCACAAGAATGAAAGCACTGATGATTACATCCAGACGCACGGCCTCGGACGCGAACACGACAATTTGAGGATGATCTTAACCAACGCCCAACTTCGCGGCAGGACTGTGCCGCCTCCATTTCGACGAACTGGAGGTCTCAGTACGCTTATGTTCAGTATCCACCATCTGCGCTACGCCATCGCGGCCGCCGATCACGGCAGTTTCCAGCGTGCCGCCAGAGCCCTGCACATCGAGGAGTCGACGCTCAGCCGGAAGATCGTGCGGCTTGAGCACGCAATCGGTACCAACCTGTTCATACGCTCGCGTGCGGGCGTCGTCATGACGCCGGCAGGCAAGGAATTCATGCCACAAGCCCGGCACCTCGTCTGCAAGACAGATCGCCTGATCGAGCGCATGCGCTCGACCGCTCTGGGGCGCTCGGGCCACCTTGCGTTTGGCTATAATGGTCCGATCTCCGCCGGGCATCTGCGCGCTACGATATTGGCCTGGCGAGAGCGCAATCCGGAGGTCGAGCTCGAAGGCACCGAAGCCGAACGGCGCCACCTTCACGCCGCCCTGGATGCGGGCGCGCTCGATCTCGCCATCCTCCAGGGCAGCGTGCGGTATCCCGGCATGTGCCGGGCATCGCTGTGGAGCGAGCGCATCCTTGCTGCACTTCCGGGGTCGCACCCGCTCGCCGACAAAGAAATCCTGCAATGGTCGGATCTGCGCGACGAGACCTTCATGCTGACGGCTTCGGACCCGGGGCCCGATATCTGTGACATGCTGATCGGGCGCTTCGCCCGGGACGGCTGGCGGCCTGACATCAAGATGCGCGCTATCAGCCGGGAATCCATCATGAGCGTGTTGGGCGGCGGTTCGGCGATCAGTGTGACGTATGAGGGCGCCCTGGGCACCCGCTATCCAAATGTCGTGCTCCGCGAGGTCCTGGGACCGCACGGCGTCGCTCTCGTCCATTATTCGGCCTATTGGCGTGCCGATAACGACAATCCGGCCCTGCGCGCATTCCTCGGCTTCATGCGCCGGCGTAATTCGCTGACCTTCGACATGCCATGA
- a CDS encoding methyl-accepting chemotaxis protein, which translates to MPRRIRSLLNALSEQVTDHAKQAETIAGRTNLLALNATIEAARAGDAGRGFSVVAQEVKNLAGLARASAASFRDEVLKDLQHGTAIADELARNIEGGRLVELAQSIADALSRTIYDRSIDVRMLATDYSVVEALITDNSPPRAQFRAMNRLRSLLSSSPYFLNAFLVNTCGDVVVCAHENAAVKNENFGAYDQFQRAISAPASIEWMTDEVWDNPWSDHRKVLIYVAPVRDENSTVGVCYLEFDFEGQANAVMSVINKASADAVASIVDLHDRVLATTGDYTYHARHPHAVPGTEAVIRTSDGLTIAQATVASDHGISGLKFRCIIEEFVATDDEIARTLATRRAQARVESDHSSSYPAAVK; encoded by the coding sequence ATGCCCCGTCGCATTCGTTCGTTGCTCAATGCGCTCAGTGAACAGGTTACCGATCATGCGAAACAGGCCGAGACCATTGCCGGTAGGACGAATCTTCTCGCGTTGAATGCGACGATTGAAGCGGCGCGAGCGGGCGACGCTGGCCGGGGCTTCAGTGTTGTCGCCCAGGAGGTCAAAAACCTGGCCGGGCTCGCAAGGGCTTCTGCCGCCAGCTTTCGGGACGAGGTCCTGAAGGACTTGCAACACGGCACCGCTATTGCCGACGAGCTCGCGAGAAACATAGAAGGTGGCCGCCTCGTCGAGCTGGCGCAATCGATCGCGGATGCTCTTTCCCGGACGATATATGACCGATCGATAGACGTACGAATGCTGGCCACCGACTATTCCGTTGTCGAGGCTCTAATTACGGATAACTCTCCCCCGCGTGCGCAGTTCAGGGCGATGAACCGGCTCAGATCTCTCCTCTCTTCTTCGCCTTATTTTCTTAACGCATTCCTGGTGAACACGTGCGGAGACGTCGTCGTTTGCGCACATGAGAACGCAGCGGTCAAGAACGAGAATTTCGGTGCGTATGACCAATTTCAGCGCGCGATTTCGGCGCCTGCGTCTATCGAATGGATGACGGACGAGGTGTGGGATAATCCATGGTCCGATCATCGCAAAGTTTTGATTTACGTGGCGCCCGTGCGTGACGAAAATTCCACTGTCGGCGTCTGTTATCTTGAATTCGATTTTGAAGGGCAAGCGAATGCCGTGATGAGCGTGATCAATAAGGCTTCCGCCGACGCTGTCGCATCGATCGTGGACCTGCATGACAGGGTTCTGGCGACGACCGGAGATTACACCTACCATGCCAGGCACCCTCACGCGGTCCCTGGCACGGAGGCCGTAATCCGCACCTCTGATGGTCTCACTATCGCTCAGGCGACGGTTGCCTCCGATCACGGGATAAGCGGCCTCAAATTCAGATGCATTATTGAAGAATTCGTGGCAACCGATGACGAGATTGCCCGCACGCTGGCAACGCGCCGCGCCCAAGCTAGAGTAGAATCCGATCACTCGAGTTCATATCCTGCGGCTGTGAAGTAG
- a CDS encoding GGDEF domain-containing protein, protein MKLAEVRIETTASDRRVFRAAIILLFALVLGLVCTILGHVGGMRSYGDALSWIDIAALAVSLIALARGAPLAIREMGERRRYAASALESRRRIENLFQMTDMLQSALGYDDANAVLRATASQLLAGFGGALYVFNNSRDRLDLSTCWAWPEDHLPPDTVSPSHCWALKRGKPHVNHVGAAALRCEHLAAGILVLEIPMMARGEVYGLLCVQSGGEEGEARLDEIMPLAAAVADAMSLALSNISLREKLRTQALRDPLTGLYNRRYMEDVLERCVNLSERNGSPVSVVMIDLDHFKLLNDEHGHALGDAVLREVAGAIVGAIRPCDVACRYGGEELLVILPDCSLDDAVTKANVLRARIESLSDNHQCRVTASFGVASMPDNATKANELVAAADGALYAAKQTGRNRVVSADRRGAVALESVT, encoded by the coding sequence GTGAAGCTAGCTGAAGTCCGTATCGAAACCACCGCATCAGATCGTCGGGTTTTCCGGGCGGCCATCATTCTTCTGTTCGCCTTGGTTCTCGGTCTCGTTTGTACCATCCTCGGCCATGTCGGGGGCATGCGCTCGTATGGCGACGCGCTTTCCTGGATCGATATTGCCGCATTGGCGGTCAGCCTGATTGCTTTGGCGCGGGGCGCGCCCCTGGCTATCCGGGAAATGGGGGAGCGGCGCCGCTACGCTGCGAGCGCGCTGGAATCCCGCCGACGCATCGAGAATCTGTTCCAGATGACCGACATGCTGCAAAGCGCGCTCGGATATGATGATGCCAATGCGGTGCTTCGCGCCACCGCCTCGCAATTGCTAGCCGGATTTGGCGGCGCGCTCTATGTATTCAACAATTCGCGGGATCGGCTAGATCTCTCGACATGCTGGGCGTGGCCGGAGGATCATCTTCCACCGGATACGGTGTCGCCTTCGCATTGTTGGGCCCTCAAGCGCGGAAAGCCGCACGTCAATCATGTCGGCGCGGCCGCGCTGCGGTGTGAGCATCTGGCCGCTGGCATTCTGGTCCTGGAAATTCCGATGATGGCGCGCGGCGAGGTCTATGGCCTCCTTTGCGTTCAATCCGGAGGCGAGGAAGGCGAGGCGCGTCTCGACGAGATCATGCCTCTGGCCGCAGCCGTCGCCGATGCGATGTCGCTTGCGCTATCAAACATATCCTTGCGCGAAAAACTCCGGACCCAGGCTCTGCGGGATCCGCTAACCGGTCTCTATAATCGCCGCTACATGGAGGATGTCCTCGAGCGATGCGTCAATCTCTCGGAGCGTAATGGCAGTCCCGTTTCCGTCGTGATGATCGATCTCGATCATTTCAAGCTGCTCAATGACGAACACGGCCATGCGCTTGGCGATGCGGTACTTCGCGAAGTGGCCGGCGCCATCGTCGGCGCGATCCGTCCCTGCGATGTCGCTTGCCGATATGGTGGAGAGGAGCTTCTCGTCATCTTGCCGGATTGTTCGCTCGATGATGCGGTGACCAAAGCGAACGTCCTGAGAGCTCGGATCGAAAGTCTCTCCGACAACCATCAATGTCGCGTGACCGCCTCGTTCGGCGTTGCCAGCATGCCAGACAACGCCACGAAGGCCAATGAACTCGTGGCGGCTGCGGATGGGGCATTGTATGCCGCGAAGCAGACTGGAAGGAATCGGGTCGTTTCGGCTGATCGTCGCGGCGCAGTAGCCTTGGAGAGCGTCACCTAA